Proteins encoded together in one Ornithodoros turicata isolate Travis unplaced genomic scaffold, ASM3712646v1 Chromosome67, whole genome shotgun sequence window:
- the LOC135374490 gene encoding uncharacterized protein K02A2.6-like, with product MENLESVLKCLSSRGVRVKKEKCEFWKSELQFLGHVIEMNGISTAPEKVQAILEAPAPSDRKQLRSLLGMVTYYAKFLSKLSSIAYPLNRPLSEKVKWTWSSESQRAFEALKKAMASAPVLQHYDPSLPLQVSADASPYGVGAVLAHMDSDGTAKPIAYASRTLTECEKNYSQIEREALALVFAVKRFHCYIYGRSFCLVTDHKPLVTIVGPKTGIPPIEAARLQRWAITLPAYTYTLSYRAGEQNYEADCLSRLPVKNDGSKVTDVVSEFYSIRLDTFPVQSSDIARETARDDVLARVTHYVLKGWPRKATDEDLKPYYVRKLELTYFRGCLMWGIRVVVPHKLKKEVLQEIHEGNPGVVRMKETARSYVWWPSVDCGIEDLVSSCEDCQQRSVSTVAPLHLWAWPTKPWQRIHLDFLGPFQRTNYLVAVDAHSKWPEVFEMKSTTSEATIRNVRELFARFGMPETIVTDNGPQFCSREFEAFLKMNGMKHVRCAPCHLSSNGLAERFVRTVKEALRKDMHRPADIRLASFLLSYRNTAHATTQQSPAQLLLKRNLRTRLDCLKPSTEDVVRRKEFTQMLGRRSQERFFATGEHVYVRNFRNGPRWLSATVLEKTGPVTYRVHMSTDRGPFVWKRHQDHLRRRTLTVSGGVSVSSVPEFLTSENDAQECTSSHQPLVSTSPARAAAALPEEPVGSPSVINGAQVRRYPTRVRHPPERFQST from the coding sequence ATGGAGAATTTAGAAAGCGTGTTGAAATGTTTGAGCTCAAGAGGAGTGCGGGTCAAGAAAGAGAAGTGCGAATTTTGGAAGTCAGAACTGCAGTTCCTAGGACACGTAATCGAGATGAATGGCATTTCCACGGCACCAGAGAAGGTGCAAGCGATTCTTGAAGCGCCAGCTCCCAGTGACAGGAAGCAACTTCGCTCATTGTTGGGCATGGTCACCTACTATGCCAAGTTCCTGTCTAAGCTGTCTTCGATTGCGTACCCATTAAATCGACCTCTCAGCGAGAAAGTAAAGTGGACGTGGTCATCAGAATCTCAACGCGCATTCGAGGCCCTCAAGAAGGCTATGGCATCTGCGCCGGTGCTTCAGCACTACGATCCTAGTTTGCCGCTTCAAGTGTCTGCTGACGCCTCACCGTACGGCGTTGGAGCAGTATTAGCGCACATGGATAGTGATGGGACTGCGAAGCCTATAGCGTATGCTTCAAGAACTCTGACAGAATGCGAGAAGAACTATAGCCAAATTGAGCGCGAAGCGTTGGCTTTAGTCTTTGCAGTGAAGCGTTTTCACTGCTACATTTACGGGAGAAGCTTTTGTCTGGTCACGGACCATAAACCACTAGTGACGATCGTTGGTCCAAAGACAGGGATTCCGCCCATTGAAGCGGCGCGTCTACAGAGGTGGGCAATAACGTTACCAGCCTACACTTACACGCTCAGCTACCGAGCAGGAGAGCAGAACTACGAAGCAGACTGTCTGTCCCGCCTTCCAGTTAAGAATGATGGAAGCAAGGTGACGGATGTTGTGAGCGAATTTTATTCCATTCGCTTGGATACTTTTCCCGTACAGAGCTCAGATATAGCTCGAGAGACAGCTCGTGACGACGTATTAGCACGGGTTACACACTACGTCCTGAAAGGTTGGCCACGCAAGGCCACCGATGAGGACCTCAAACCATACTACGTGAGGAAGCTGGAGCTGACATACTTCAGGGGTTGTCTTATGTGGGGGATACGAGTAGTGGTTCCTCACAAACTGAAGAAAGAAGTACTCCAGGAAATACACGAAGGGAATCCTGGCGTAGTTCGAATGAAAGAGACAGCACGAAGTTATGTATGGTGGCCATCGGTAGACTGCGGTATCGAAGACTTGGTATCTTCTTGTGAAGACTGCCAACAACGGAGCGTCAGCACCGTCGCGCCACTGCACCTCTGGGCTTGGCCGACGAAGCCGTGGCAACGCATCCACCTAGATTTTCTGGGGCCATTTCAACGAACTAACTACCTGGTTGCGGTAGATGCCCATTCGAAGTGGCCCGAAGTGTTCGAGATGAAGTCCACAACTTCAGAGGCGACAATACGAAACGTGCGTGAACTGTTCGCAAGATTCGGGATGCCAGAAACGATAGTCACGGATAATGGCCCCCAGTTTTGCTCCCGAGAGTTTGAGGCATTCCTCAAAATGAATGGGATGAAGCACGTCAGGTGTGCTCCTTGTCATCTGTCGAGCAACGGTTTGGCGGAGAGGTTTGTGCGCACTGTTAAGGAAGCATTGCGCAAAGACATGCATCGACCGGCCGACATTCGACTGGCTAGTTTCCTACTAAGCTACAGGAACACAGCACACGCCACGACGCAGCAGTCACCCGCGCAGCTTTTGTTGAAGAGAAATCTTCGAACGCGGCTAGATTGCCTCAAACCGTCAACTGAAGACGTCGTCCGACGAAAGGAATTCACGCAAATGCTGGGAAGACGTTCACAGGAACGTTTCTTTGCAACTGGAGAGCATGTGTATGTAAGGAATTTCCGGAATGGACCACGTTGGTTATCAGCAACTGTGCTGGAGAAGACAGGACCTGTTACATACCGCGTACACATGAGTACAGATAGGGGACCATTCGTCTGGAAGAGACACCAGGATCATCTGCGACGCAGAACTTTGACGGTCAGCGGGGGTGTGTCAGTGTCATCAGTCCCGGAGTTTTTGACATCGGAGAATGACGCACAGGAATGTACTTCGTCCCATCAGCCACTGGTCAGCACATCACCTGCTAGGGCAGCAGCGGCACTGCCAGAGGAGCCTGTTGGGTCACCTTCAGTCATCAATGGGGCTCAGGTTCGAAGGTACCCTACACGTGTGCGACATCCACCAGAACGTTTCCAAAGTACATAG